One window of Saprospiraceae bacterium genomic DNA carries:
- the lon gene encoding endopeptidase La, whose translation MNFNNIIFDSKLQEDEELLPFVAVAEDEEPVREDKYGDVLPVMPLKNTVLFPGVIIPITVGRDKSIRALAKSQETDKYIAVLTQLDHRTEDPGFKDLYQTGTVARIVKLLKMPDGGQTVILQGRKRIQISEWTKEEPYLEARIAKKEHTASSKDLEYQAMISSIQEKSRKIIELSPQIPNEAQLLLKNINNDRFLLHFISSNLNIPIEQKQELLEMDDLHKKAETLMVYLNNEMQLLEVKDQIESKVRTDLEKQQRDYYLNQQLKTIQEELGQDPQEQDIEELNRKASEKKWTKQVRDHYDKEVAKLKRMNPQVAEYSVQMNYLDLLVDLPWDDYTTDNYDLKKSKEILDADHKGLEKVKQRVIEHLAVLKLKGDMKSPILCLVGPPGVGKTSLGKSIAKALDRKFIRMSLGGLHDESEIRGHRKTYIGAMPGRIIQSIRKAGSANPVFILDEIDKVGKDFRGDPSSALLEVLDPEQNSSFHDNYLDLEFDLSKVLFIATANSLSTIQPALMDRMEIIELQGYSTEEKIEIAKDHLIPQQLSDHGLKANQVKLSDEVLERVIQEYTRESGVRGLNRQLASLMRKAASTIAMDKKKNVTIKKEGLKEILGIPRFSNDNYQENLPSGVAIGLAWTRVGGDILYIETSISKGKGKMVLTGNLGDVMKESASTALSFIKAHAEELQIETDFFENYDFHIHVPEGAIPKDGPSAGITMLSSICSAIKKKPIKSFLAMTGEITLRGKVLPVGGIKEKVLAAKRAGIKTIILCAENKANIEEVNPQHLQGLDFVYVKDMNEVLQHTLNIGMF comes from the coding sequence ATGAATTTTAATAATATAATATTTGATTCAAAACTGCAAGAAGATGAAGAGTTACTTCCCTTTGTTGCAGTTGCGGAAGATGAAGAACCGGTACGAGAAGATAAATATGGCGATGTCTTGCCGGTAATGCCCTTAAAAAATACGGTCTTGTTTCCTGGAGTGATCATTCCGATCACAGTAGGAAGAGATAAATCCATTCGTGCATTGGCAAAATCCCAAGAAACTGATAAATACATAGCTGTATTAACCCAACTCGATCATCGGACAGAAGATCCTGGATTTAAGGACTTATATCAAACAGGAACGGTTGCGCGCATTGTGAAACTGCTTAAAATGCCGGATGGTGGACAAACTGTTATTCTTCAGGGTCGGAAACGCATTCAGATTAGCGAATGGACCAAAGAAGAACCCTACCTGGAAGCGCGCATTGCAAAAAAAGAACATACCGCTAGTTCGAAAGATCTGGAATATCAAGCGATGATCAGTTCGATTCAGGAAAAATCTCGTAAAATTATCGAACTATCTCCACAGATACCCAATGAAGCGCAACTGCTTTTAAAGAATATCAACAACGATCGGTTTTTATTGCATTTTATTTCTTCCAATCTCAACATTCCAATCGAACAAAAACAAGAGTTGTTGGAAATGGATGACTTACATAAAAAAGCTGAAACCTTGATGGTTTACTTAAATAATGAAATGCAATTGTTGGAAGTCAAAGACCAGATTGAATCCAAAGTACGCACAGATTTAGAAAAGCAACAACGGGATTATTATTTAAATCAACAATTAAAAACAATTCAAGAAGAGCTTGGTCAAGATCCACAAGAACAAGACATAGAAGAATTAAACAGAAAGGCATCTGAAAAAAAATGGACTAAACAAGTCAGAGATCATTATGACAAAGAAGTTGCAAAATTAAAACGGATGAATCCCCAGGTTGCCGAATATTCGGTGCAAATGAATTATTTGGATTTATTGGTTGACCTTCCCTGGGATGATTACACTACTGATAATTATGATTTAAAAAAGAGCAAGGAAATCTTAGATGCCGATCATAAAGGATTGGAAAAAGTTAAACAACGGGTCATCGAACATTTAGCAGTTCTAAAATTAAAAGGAGATATGAAATCTCCGATTTTGTGTCTGGTTGGTCCACCGGGAGTTGGTAAAACTTCTTTGGGAAAATCAATTGCAAAAGCTTTGGATCGAAAATTCATTCGCATGTCATTAGGTGGTTTGCACGATGAATCTGAAATTCGAGGACATCGAAAAACATATATCGGTGCCATGCCGGGTCGAATCATTCAATCCATTCGGAAAGCAGGTTCGGCAAATCCTGTTTTTATTTTAGATGAAATTGATAAGGTTGGAAAAGATTTTAGAGGAGACCCATCTTCTGCTTTATTGGAAGTGTTGGATCCCGAACAAAATTCCAGTTTCCATGATAACTATCTGGACTTAGAATTTGACTTGTCAAAAGTATTGTTTATTGCAACGGCTAATTCATTGAGTACTATCCAACCCGCTTTAATGGATCGCATGGAAATTATAGAACTTCAGGGCTATAGTACCGAAGAAAAAATAGAAATTGCTAAAGATCATTTGATTCCACAACAATTGAGCGATCATGGACTCAAAGCAAATCAGGTTAAATTAAGTGATGAGGTGTTGGAACGCGTTATACAGGAATACACCCGGGAATCCGGTGTGCGTGGACTCAACAGGCAATTGGCATCCTTGATGCGCAAAGCTGCAAGTACCATTGCGATGGATAAAAAGAAAAATGTTACGATTAAAAAAGAAGGGCTGAAAGAAATCCTCGGCATACCTCGATTCAGTAACGATAATTATCAAGAGAATCTGCCATCCGGTGTGGCAATTGGACTGGCATGGACCCGTGTTGGAGGTGATATCTTATATATCGAAACGAGTATCTCAAAGGGTAAAGGTAAAATGGTGCTGACTGGAAATCTCGGTGATGTAATGAAAGAATCTGCCAGCACTGCGCTGAGTTTTATTAAAGCGCATGCAGAAGAATTGCAAATTGAAACTGACTTTTTTGAAAATTATGATTTTCATATCCACGTTCCGGAAGGTGCGATTCCTAAAGATGGCCCTTCAGCTGGTATCACCATGTTGAGTTCAATTTGTTCTGCAATTAAAAAGAAACCGATCAAATCTTTTTTAGCAATGACCGGAGAAATTACTTTGCGTGGAAAGGTATTACCAGTTGGTGGAATCAAGGAAAAAGTATTGGCTGCAAAACGAGCTGGTATTAAAACCATCATATTGTGTGCTGAAAACAAAGCAAATATAGAAGAGGTAAATCCTCAACATCTGCAAGGTTTA